CCCAACATGCACTCCAGAGACCTGACAGAATTGGCAATACAGATTCTAACGACTCCACGGACTTGTCCAACTCGTCCTCGGCCTTAGAAAGCTTCAAggttaactcattatagtattgttcaTTGAACTCATTCGAAGGGCAATATTTCTTGTGATCACTCCACTCGTCCCTCTGACGGTTATAGGACACTTGTAGCATCGATAACTGGGCTTGGGTCAACTCTAGGTCACTGGACAGCTTATCGAAACCCTTggtcctttcaagaagatctcggTTGGACTGCTCGGCCACAGCTTTTTCCCTCAAAATCAGTCGTCGATCTTCATGAAGGTCTCGATTTTAAAGCCTAAGGGAACCATTTTGACTATCCAGATTATAGGCTAGTAACGTTTTATCACCAgcaagtctttgaaagatgccCAAGCGGCCCGTAAGTTATCTATCTCTTCGGGGACATACTCAAACAGGCGATATCTGTCCAATTCCTCTTGAAGTTGCTGGATCTCGGCCTCCTGTcggtctatcttcccatccttattggAAATTCGTTGTCGAAGATTCTCCACAAGATCTTTCTCAATATCCCACtttctcttcataagcctatactccgaagaagcgtttagatctatactagatatttcggctagaagAATAATAATTGACTCAGGACATTGGTACGAAAAACTCAATCAACAGAACTATTGCAAACAATATACCTTGCGCATCGGAGAGTTTGATCTCCAGATCACGAGATCGTTCCTTCTCCTGCTGAAGAGAAGCCTCCAACTTCCTAATCTCCTGTCGACGGAGAGTAGCCTCCAACCTCGACCGATTCAACGCCTACAAATTCCATCCCAAGACGAGATTAGTGGGGCCCGATAACATCCAAAGGAAAAGTGCAAACAAATCACTTAACAAATTATCAAAGACCGGCGCGATATCACGATACAGGGGCACGGCAGCAATCATCTTCTCATCAGTATAGGAGCCGAACTCCTCAGAGTGCAATGCGCCGAACGAATCACAAATAGGTCCTGATATGGTAAAGGACGTCTGAACACCCGAGGGAGACCCAACATCCTTCCGGGGCAACTTTTGGAGTGATGTTTGGGTCGGCCCCTGATCACCAGACTGCACGACAGGAGTCACAACAGCAGTCTCCACATAAACCTCCGCTTCCTTCTGGCCACCAGCATCCTCATCAAACAGCTGAACGTTCCCGAatatatcgtcctcatcatcttgatcggggaTATCGATCACAACGTCCGAGCTTTTCAACACCACGCCATTTGACACCTTTCCCCGAGGAGGATTACGCCTTGGAACCAAACTTTCACTACCACGAGTATCAgaccctccaacatcttcatcctcgcgcctagggaatttctgcacaaggttcagcgtcagaacacgtgaaggcaaaaaacaggggaaagtacatgtacttagaataaaatctatatgtttgttaccttcccctgaTCCTCCTCGACCCTTGTACCAGCACTCCTCTTCTTGGAAATAGAAGCCGATTTGGTAGACTCGCCCTGAGGCTTAACCTACGACAAGAAAGTAATTAGTACCCCAAGCCGATACAGCAGGaatcaaagaaagtggaaagaaagcaacataccttatcatcgttaatcacccagaatggataaggctctgcaggaaattgaggaggaggaaagctaccatgcaaaatttggcCGCGAACAAGAAGTGGAACTCGGTCCCAGTGTGAGTCATTGGTGTGGCGAGCACGCTTGTTAGAACCTTTACCAAGGGGATCAGCATCTAGCATCAATCTGTCAACACCCTCGGGCATAGATTTCTGACGGTGAGGGCTAGCAGCAAAACCAGCAAGGTCGCCATTGGTAGCTGTCCCGCTCCGGTAGTTCACGATAAAATTGGCAGAAGTGTAATCGGGAGCGTCTCCAGGCTTATAGGTCGACCAATCGGCCGTATATCCATGACCCTCGCCTCGGTCTCTCCACTCATTCATCAGACGGAAAGTGTTGCCATTCCACTGAGTCAAGGCCCGATACGGACGAAGCTGCGACAATACCTCATAGTAGAAAGGGCTGGCAGGGTTGTATAGAGGAAAGCGAAGGCCAAGTTATAACTTCCCACGAGTGACGACTGCTCATGCTTATCGATATCGGTCTTCTTCAACACACCCGTTTGGACCAAGACTAGGGTCACTTCATAGTTTTGAAGACcgaattcttccttcaactgttcaataaactcatcatcagacaagtctTTGGAGACTCTCTTATCATCCCtacatgaaaaagagggagaatcatCAGGAAAAAGGGAATTTATAGCACGATAATCGTGATGGGAAGGAATCTCAAgccaaaataaggaaacaagaTAGACAACATCGCTCTCGGAGAAGGTATCACTCGCGCACCTTTTTCAGTCATTGACGGAGAAGAAGTAGCCATGGCAGAGAGCAAACGGAGAAATATGAACTCTGATGAAGAGAGAAGTAAAAATAGGAACCAACCACGACTGTCGCAAACCTCACCAACGGAAACAACAGAGATGAAAACTGAGAAGATAAGAAGGTCACCGGAGTTAATGGCGTCAGCAAGgaaggaaggtgaagaagaagaaagaacaacgCTTGGTTTCTCTGAAAATGGCGAATAGAGGAAAGAGAACATAAAGGgagatatttataggatgaagtgTCTTGACCGACAACAGCGGTTACAAGTCATAAAGGGATGTTTAGTGGGGAACTGCATGGAGGAATTCTCGGCATGCTCAAGGACGTGGGAAGATGGAacgattttctttccctcgtgcgaagcacacgagcgaaagaaggggcataaatgtaggtgtagataatccacagggctaggtggcaagatcctaagctatgatacaccaaagaaaaaagaGCGGTGAAGCACATGATAGAACCGAACGGCGgaaagagcgaggtatcacgtgggtcggacgtgatggcccaacagttgtcggatgtgacgtgacctttatctcctgacaggtcgggcgaacgatcagaaagcactcggtcagacgaaggatgatggtcaaacaaaggaacaagaagaaataagggcgacatcgtgttaaTCAGACGATcaagactcggcctcgggtgaagaactatcaaaaaccaagactctatcggtcaaaccagaaagtcgggcgagcagtgCAGGTCCGATAGGGAATAACTAAAATTGATGTCATGTGACCAGCATTGTAATtttgttgtatgtcgaccttggcctataaacaCAAGGGGTGGTtgagagagagaggcaggttcAAAGACAGAGAAACAAGATACTacatttgagagtttgagagttacaccatttgagaaggagcgaacaccttgtaatcaaagaaaagaaataataacattcatcctttcaccccgtggacgtaggtaatcataccgaaccacgtatatctttgtgtctatgtttgttgagcatctttacttagttttaattcatcttctataccattggatgtagcgtgtggttttatgccactacacCCGATTTAAAATGTTCCTGTGTAGATTTTCTACAGTCGATATGGAACATCCTGGCTTGTTAAAATGCTTATAACTGAGGTAGAAGCTTGAAAGAGGCCCTTCTTGCAAGGGggagaaaaaaaagaacataagtttaTGCACACCCGGTGGGACTCGAACCCACAATCGCCTGATTAGAAGTCAGACGCCTTATCCATTAGGCCACGGGTGCTTTGATGTCTAGAGGCATCACAATTGTGAATTTTGTACCTATCCTAACTCCTCTGCAACCTATTGAATTGAGTTAGCTCGACTTCCTGGTCCAGTCTGACAATCTATTAGCGGTCATTCAAGAGAAGCAACAGCCAACAACAACAGTGGTACCTTCAGCTGCAGgactaggcctgtcaatatatgtccgatatccggaatccgtttccgattattcaagatcctataggattttatccgttttatcggatatcggataaaaaaaaattatcggatatttcttccttaacctatCTATATCGGATTAGGCTATATCCGTTTGGTTaacatccgatatccgatagaattaggggtataattgtaatTTCATCTATTAATCGATTATCACTGCCTGGATTGAGTGGATTCAGTCGAGAACCGAGtcatttttttcgttttctttttttccttctcttctcttctcagttCTCAATCGATCACTCTCTGTCTCTCTCGATCAATCACTCACTCAGTTGCTTTGCTTATCAATCAGACAATCACTCACCCGCTCAATCAGGTACTTCTATTTCCATATTCGATTTTTGTGTtcgattttcatgaaattagggatttgtggTTTCTGTCTTGCAAAAAAATTTAGGGtatgatgaaattagagaaagatttgagatgggtttattcTTAAATAAGAATATGAGGCCTAACAATCTGAGATTATGAAAGTTTATGAAAGTTTTATGGAAATAGGGAAACTGATGAATATCTTTTGATGTgagttttcttctaatttttggtttttgaattttagaTGTTGGATGGATATAGGGTTTTTAGTAGTTTAGATCGATTATTGTAtgattttccctttttttttttgatttgagaaAAGTGAATTAGGGGTTCAGCAAATGCATCATAGAGATTTTTAGAATAATTAGGGGAATGTGATTATGTGACCACTGTTCTTGAAAATGATTTGGTAATGTTGTATCATACACATGATAGTATTGGATGACCTAGGGACTGGGGAACAAAGACTAAGCTTTCAGTGTCTTTTCTTTAAGCTGGTATTATTAGTGCTCTGTAGCATTGATGCTTGAGAGTTTCATGTGTCTTAGTTTCCCTCTTTGTATGATTCCTGCTCAAATTAAATTAGTGAAACTGGATACAGAAATCTAGCTTAGTAGCTTTTACTTCTAGTTAGCTATAGTGAAAATATCTTTTGTAACTTACTGTTTTATTTCTTGTGTCCTTCCACTGCCTTCTAGCTTATGATACAATATCCTTCTCACCCTATGGGCATCTACATTTCAATACAGGAAATTgcaaaaatgtttaaaaaaccaGCCAAGGGAAAGACAGTTGCAACCTCAAAGTCAACCCCTTTgcctcaaactacatcaaatgctATCATTTCTAGGGATGGTTCACAATCACAAAGTGTTCAAGCTTCAACAATTGGCTCAACAGaaccagaagaaaacccaactgatGATAACATCAACATGCCAAGCTCTCATACAGGTGGCTCAGGTGATGAAGATAGAGAAGCTGGTGAGGATCCACTGATAACTGCTCTGAAGAAAAAGCTTAGATCAACAAGGTCACCAGTGTGGGATGAATTTGAAAGGGACTGTAAAGTAAGATACAACAGTAAAAAGAATGCGAGGGAAGCTGTTGTACTAGGTACATGCCATCATTGCAAGAAGATAGTTGATGCTGGTAGTCTCAGTGGTACTACAAGGTTGTCTAATCATCTAAAGGTTTGCCGAGACAGACCACAGAACAAGGCTGGACAACAACAGATTGCTACTTCACTGAAAACAGCAGGTAACAAAGCTTTAAAACTagctaattggaagtatgatcCTGCTATTTCTAGGGAATACATGATTAAAATGATTGCTAAGCATGATTACCCTCTGAACATGGCTCAACATTTTTACTTTAGAATGTATTGCAAGTATTTGAACCCTGCTGCTAAGATCATGAGTAGAAACACAACTAGAAGTGATTTGATgaagttttttcatgaacaaaaacAAGAATTACAGTTAGTATTGGATAAGTTGACTTCTAGATGTAGTCTTACAAATGATATGTGGACTGCTAAGCATACTAAAGATGGGTATTGTTGTGTGACATGCCACTACATAGatgatgaatggaatttggttaagaaaacaTTAGCTTATATTGTAGTGCCATCACCACACACAGGAGATGTTCTCACAGAATGTATCAAAACTTGTACTCTTGAATGGAACATAGATAGGAAATTCCTTGCTTTAACTGCTGATAATGCTGTTGCCAATGGTGTTATGATGAGAAACTTGATTTCGTGGCTAAAGAGTAAGAATTGTCTAGTTCTTGATGGGGAATTGTTTCACATGAGGTGTGCCAACCACATTCTTCATTTGGTTGTCCTAGATGGTATGAAAGTTGCTGCTAAGTTTGTGCAATCAATTAGAGATTGTGTTAAGTATGTTAAAGCTTCACAAGCTAGGAAAGAGAGGTTTGAATTGGCTATGTCACAGGTTAGGTTGTCTGGAAAGGCAGTTAGTCTAGACGTGGACACTCGATGTAACTCAGTTTTTGTTATGCTTAAGAATGCAATCGGGGTGAGAAAAGGGTTTGAAAGATTAGCTGTCCTTGATCATGAATTCGACTGTATACCAAGTGAAGATGAGTGGGAACAAGGGGtagttatttgtaggtgtttagaGGTGTTTAATGATGTTTCTACCAGGTTTGCAGGGATGAAGTATCCAACTGCAAATCTGTACTATAATGGGGTCTATGAAGTTCACAAGTGCATCAAACAATGGGAAGGCAGTGATTATGAGTATATCAGACAAATGGGGTTGAAGATGAGAGAGAAGTTCGATGCGTATTGGCTCGAAAGTAATTTGGTTATGGGCATCGGtgttgtgttagatcctagatacAAGGCAAGATGGGTAGAGTTTCGTTATAAGAAGTTGTATGGAACTGGCTATGCAGTTGAGTATAACAAATTCAAAGAACAATTGACATCTCTTTTCAATGCGTatgattcacaaaactcaaatgcAGATGAACACTATTTTGGTGGCCGCAGCTCTGTCTCTAGCTCAAGTGTGATGGATTCAGACAATCCAGATGAATTATGTGATCCTGAATATGTTGAGTTTGTGATGGAGAACATTGACTTTGAGGTGCAGAAATCTGAGTTGGACAAGTATTTAGAAGAACCAATGCTTAGCAAAGGCTCACCAAAAGATGAGTATTTATTTGAAATCTTGAGTTGGTGGAAGCTAAATGCACCTAAGTACCCAACTCTTGCAAAGATGGCAAGAGATGTCTTGGCTATCCCAGTCACCAGTGTGGCATCCGAATCAATGTTCAGTGCAGGTGGTAGAGTGCTTACAACACACAGAGCTTCATTAGATCCAGAGGTTGTTGAAGCATTGTTATGCTTAAGCGATTGGTTGCCAGATTTCATTTGTGATGAAGgtaaacatttttttcttcttaaactcAGTGCACAGTTCCTATTATTACTACTTAGACAATTGTTGTGTATCTTATTCTATCTGAATGTTGACTTGTTAATTGTTATAATGCAGATATGGAAATTTTGGAAACCGAAGACGAATGAAGACAAGAGAGACCCTGTTTGAATATCTGTTAAGTTTTTACTTTCTTTAGCATTTGCTTGTGCttcttttcatgtatgtgtgTGAGTAAGAGACTTACATTCAGATGAAGACAATTCAGATGCCATCTTATGAGTACTGTTTCCAAGTTTTATGTATGACAGTATGAGAATAATTTCACCTTTACAGATTTTTTTGTTACtaacggatattatcggataaatatccgttatccgatagcttaacctatcggatatcgatatctgattttgatatcctataggatattctcggatatcgaatatccgatagttcttaacctgtcggatatcggatatccagatattcgacggatattcttccattccattgacagccctaattaCTTTTCTCTCTGTTCATAGAAAAAGGAGTAAActttcttcatcattttccaaAATGGTTTATCAAGAAGTTGAATGGCCTTCATTTGTAGCCAAAATTACTCCTGATTCCACTCATCAACTCGTAAGTTATCTCATCACCTTCTCTGCTGTAAGTCTTTCCTAATAATTTCTGTTTCCTTTTTCTCATAAAAgcgattcatttatttttgtttttttttttggatacagAAAATTCCTAGAAATTTCTTTAACGGGATGGCAGTATCAGCTGAAACCATTCTCAGAAGAAACTCCCGCCGGTCCGGTAGATGTTGGATTGTGAAAATGGTTACATCCGAAGAAGGTGATCTGATGTTCAAAGAAGGTTGGAATGAATTCGTCGAAGATTACCCTCTGGAATTTGGTGATTACTTTTATTTTAAATACCATGGGAATTCCAAATTTGGGTTTACAGTATTTGGAACCGATGGGTGCGAAAAGGAGATGGGTACATTCAATGGAAACGAAAACGATGATTCAGATTGAGTTTTGTTGAATATAGTCCCTCTGTCTGTATTCTTAGTATTAGTATAACACAGTTCTGCTGATTCTGAACTGGAATTCAACACTGATCTGATtattatgttcttctttgaatcaTTCTAATTAATCACATTTGCAATTTTAATACTGGTTGTCTCTTCAAACTTGTCTTTCTTCGTCAAATTACAAAAACCAGAGAATTTGGAGGCTGTAACCCCAAATTTGATAGGACATTATAGTCCTAGGGTAGGGGTCTCATGTTTTGGTCCTTCAAAATTTCAACAAAAATATCTAATAGGGGGGTTTGGTTAACTCACGTTAACATTGAGGTGAAAGATTAGTTTGACGTCCAAACAAACAATCTTTATAAGCCGTTAACAAAACCCTAACCAgaataagaaaaaagaagaagaataagtttgattaccctttcttcaattttatttattttgatttgatttgatttgatttgatcagattagggtttgctttcattctTAAAAGACACTTAATTTGCCGACTAAACCTAACAGATATGGCGATTTGTTCACAGAGGATTGGAGTATCAGGGGGTTTTGGAGGTAAGTTTGATTCAGTGAAACAGAGCAGAACACCTCAATTGATTGTTAAAGTTGGGGCATTTGGGAGTTTGAGAAATGGGGCGTTGGGGAATTCAGTAAATGAGGTTGCTTTATTCAGTACCAGTAAGAATGGTAGGTATATTGAGAGAAAAGAGAAACATGAGGGGTTTAGGATTTGGAATTCATTGCAGCAGAATACGGGGTCAGAATCTAGTGAATCATCACCTGTGGTTGCGATTTCGAAAGAGGAAGGAAAGGAGGGTGTGATTGTGAAGGAGATTGATGATTCGGAGGGTGTTGAGGTGAATCAAGTTGTTGATAATGGaaatggtggtgatggtaatgggaaAGCTGGAGGAGGAAATGGTGGTGGGGGTGGTGGTGAGAATGAAGAGAATGATAGAGAAGAAGAGGAGTTTGGACCAATTATGAAGTTTGAGGAGGTGATCAAGGAAGTGGAAAGAAGGGGTGCAAGTCTTCCTGCAGATATGTTAGAGGCTGCAAAAATTGTTGGGATTCGCgaagttcttcttcttcgttactTGGATATGCAGGGATCAGGTTGGCTACTGGGTTTTCTAATGAGGTCGTGTGCCATGCTGCGGAACAGAATGCTTGCTGATCCTGCTTTTCTATTTAAAGTTGGAACTGAGATAGTTATTGATTCTTGCTGTGCAACCTTTGCTGAAGTTCAAAAGAGGGGCAAAGACTTTTGGGCAGAATTTGAGTTGTATGTTGCAGATCTATTGGTTGGCGTTGTTGTTAATATCGCTCTTGTAGGTATGCTAGCGCCCTACGTCCGCATTGGGCAAGCGTCGTCTGCTTCACAAGGATTATTTGGACGGATGCAGCATGCTTATGCAGCTTTACCTAGCAGCGTGTTCGAGGTTGAAAGGCCAGGGTGTCGGTTCTCAGTTCAGCAACGGATTGCAACATACTTCTACAAGGGTCTTATGTATGGAGCTGTTGGTTTTGGATGCGGTCTGGTTGGGCAAGGCATTGCAAACTTTATCATGACAACTAAACGGAGCATTAAGAAATCAGAAGAAGATATCCATGTGCCACCTCTAATCAAAAGTGCAGCTCTTTGGGGTGTATTTctggcagtttcatccaatacccGATACCAGGTTGTAAACTTACTGGAACGACTGGTCGAAACATCCCCTGTTGGAAAGCGAGTCCCTCCAGTAGCATTGGCATTTACTGTTGGTGTTCGATTTGCAAACAATGTTTATGCAGGCATGCAGTTTGTGGATTGGGCCAGGTGGAGTGGCTGCCAATGAGAAAGCAAGCATTACGCGACATCCATCGAGTTTTCCCTTCAACAATAAGCTGGGAGTTTAGTAGCTCGAAAACACTCCAGTAGAAACACAGGAAAACCTTGCATAGTAATAGCAGCTTGCACTGCTTAGCTCAGGCCTTGTTGTTGTATGCTTGTAGTAGGGCTAGATAATTGTTCAATTGCCTATCTGCCTCATTCAGAAGTTGTATACAATTGAAATCTAGTAAACCTATTGAAATAAAAGTAGTTTGTTTCTCTTCTGATTTGACATGTTGAAGCATATTACAGAAGATTTAACTGCAACCGATACTCGCTATAGAATGCAAGTCCTACAGATGGGTGCTATGTTGTAAAGGCGAGGCGCCAAGCCCATCGCCTCGCCTAGCGCTTAAGGCGcccaggaaaaaaaaaagttcgtCATGGTTTGGTGCCTGGGAGCTTTTTTCCCCAGGCgctcgccttttacaacataggatGGGTGTAGGTTAAGAAACTCATGTGTTCATTTTGATCAAGTGTGCAGTTTATTCAATTCACAAATGCTAACTGAACTCAATCTTATgacaaacttttttttctttcttccaattCTGCACAGATCAGTAA
This is a stretch of genomic DNA from Papaver somniferum cultivar HN1 chromosome 1, ASM357369v1, whole genome shotgun sequence. It encodes these proteins:
- the LOC113284310 gene encoding putative B3 domain-containing protein At5g66980, which codes for MVYQEVEWPSFVAKITPDSTHQLKIPRNFFNGMAVSAETILRRNSRRSGRCWIVKMVTSEEGDLMFKEGWNEFVEDYPLEFGDYFYFKYHGNSKFGFTVFGTDGCEKEMGTFNGNENDDSD
- the LOC113284301 gene encoding protein RETICULATA, chloroplastic-like — encoded protein: MAICSQRIGVSGGFGGKFDSVKQSRTPQLIVKVGAFGSLRNGALGNSVNEVALFSTSKNGRYIERKEKHEGFRIWNSLQQNTGSESSESSPVVAISKEEGKEGVIVKEIDDSEGVEVNQVVDNGNGGDGNGKAGGGNGGGGGGENEENDREEEEFGPIMKFEEVIKEVERRGASLPADMLEAAKIVGIREVLLLRYLDMQGSGWLLGFLMRSCAMLRNRMLADPAFLFKVGTEIVIDSCCATFAEVQKRGKDFWAEFELYVADLLVGVVVNIALVGMLAPYVRIGQASSASQGLFGRMQHAYAALPSSVFEVERPGCRFSVQQRIATYFYKGLMYGAVGFGCGLVGQGIANFIMTTKRSIKKSEEDIHVPPLIKSAALWGVFLAVSSNTRYQVVNLLERLVETSPVGKRVPPVALAFTVGVRFANNVYAGMQFVDWARWSGCQ